GTCCAGACCCTCAGGAAGTGTGGCAAAGTAGCAAAAATTGTAAGtaaagcactgagcagctccttcagtgggagactgcagcacccacggtgtgggacggagagatttcgcaggcctttcctccccactgctgtcagactccacaacaaagactccaactgatcaaacacacacatccacactggtgcaataacactaagtgcaatacttttctggcatcgttgtatttttactcagttgtatatagcatttgtattctatttttatcttattgtatattttattctattttattctactgtatatagtattttattctattctgtacagttgtgtactgtatttattcttattgtattctaatttttgcttcataacttttgcactgtccacttcctgctgtgacaaaacaaatttcccacgtgtgggactaataaaggttatcttatcaatctctcttttaaaaaagaatctACTCTTCACATTAGGAATTAGGATTTTTCTTAACTGGATCTGTTTGTGCTTTTATGGAAAAATTCAGACAGTCAAGAGGCCCAGAAAGGTTCCAGTCAATGTGCTCAATCGTCAGCCATCACCTGACGACAGAGTCTTCAACAATGACTACAATGATGACTACAACTATGATCAAGACCGACGTAGCGTGTACAGCGCTAGGAGTGGCGGAGGCCGGGACCAAAGCCTGGAGAGGGAGCGAGGCGGCTACATGGACTCCGGCTACCACACACGTGATCGTGACTATGACCGGCGGGAACGTGGCAGGAGCACAGAGAGAGACCTCAGCCCGGACCGCCAGTACCGGCGAGATGGCAGCAGAGGCCGCACTTTGGATAGAGAGTACAGCCCAGATCGCCGCTATAAGAGCGAGCATGCGCTTGACCGTGACTACAGCCCAGACAGAAGGTACCGCAGCGACCGCACATTAGACCGAGATTACAGTCCTGATCGGCGTTTCCGCAGCGATCGAGCCCTCGACCACAGCCCCGACCGACGCTACCGAAGCGACCGAGCCCTGGACCGCAACGAGAGCCCCGATCTGCGCTACAGGCGTGACAGTCCAGGACGAGGCCGCGGCCGCGATCAAAGCTACGATCGAGGACTTGACCGCATCGCAAATGAGCCGCGGAAATATGACGAGCCAATAAAGCGAAGTGCAAGCAGGGACCGCCTTGAACGCACACCGTCACCTGCTGCCGTGCCCCTCCCTCTGCCACGCCCTGCCCGGGATCTGGAGCCGCTGGAGAAACCTGTGAATGTGCTACTGCTGAAAAACCATCCCAACGAAGGTGAGACGCTAAAAGGCTGTCAGATAAACAAAACATGTGAATGGTTCTCTTCACCTTAAATGAAAAGGGTTACAGTCTCTGTGGGTGGCACGGAAAGCTAACCTTTACTAAAATTCAGGTTAAATCCTATTTTTAtgttaatgaataaataacaaaacaatcTATGTTGGAGGGTTGTGAACTTTTTCCCAATTCTGAACTAAGACGTAAGAAGAAGTTTGAGAATCACTCAGTTAGGTTCTTATCTGACATATAGAATGGTTTATTATTCAACATAGAAAGGTTAACCGCTTTCCTACCAGGTTATCTGGTGTCTTCCTCAGCTGATACCCTTCTACACAACCATTTGGCAAATCTCACAAAGGTAGCTGCCAATAGCACTTGTGCATCTGCAAGCCTATTGGAAACCTGACTCCTGCCCCAgctcttcctttttctgtttctatttTAATTTCATATCTGTTGCCATTTATATCTGCTCTGTTCTGTAGTAGGGGGTTCCTTCATATGCACAGGGAAGGGCATGGTGATCCCAAAACAAGGGTTTAAGTGGTCCTGACTAGAGTTTTGTTACCCATTTCTAAGTATCTTTGATAtcataaaaaagtaaataaaacctGTACAGCTATTTGGGAAAGAAACCCCCTCCTGCATTTAGCACAAAATAAGTGGTGTCTgccacaagaaaaacaattggCAACAAATTTGATAAATGTTAAGCAGAGGAAAGGATGCACTTTATTTGAAGGTTTTATTAAATGGATGCAAAATGGAAATGTCCTAATTGTACGTTTAATTGTTTACTCAAGCAATTCTAGCGAGAGAGAGAGTTAATGGAGGCACGGCCATGTCAGCATACATCACCACCAGCTGATTTCAGCATATCAGCAGATAAAATGGCTTGTACCATTCATCAGTTTGGCGCTTGCTGTTTActggctttatttttaaattgaggtgaatttcttcacttggcacagaaatgcataaaacaaaatgaacagTTGGAAAAGTGATCACAGTGCTTATAGGTAAATTCTTATTTTAAACATCAGCCTAGTATATCAGTGCATCATTTATACAGATGTGTCCAGAGGCATTTTGGTCAGTGACCGTTAATAAACCCTTCAGAGGTCGAAAAGTGACCTGATTAATTTTTCCATTTGTTCGGTCATGCCAGGTTATCTAGACTGTGAATGTCAGATATAATTAAAGTGGAGTTGGGTAAAATAAggtaaaatatttgtttgattatttacacataaaatatatgtgtgatttgtgtttttgcagaatATGGCCTTCGTCTGGGCAGCCAGCTCTTCATCAAAGAGATGACCAGCACAGGACTTGCCAGCAAGGATGGAAACCTGCAGGAAGGGGACATTATTCTGAAGGTAGGGTGGTGTATATTccttatttgttattttttttgctcattAACCGTCCATTTCTGACAGTTCAAATGAAtccttatttatattttactggGCTTTCGCTCAGCATCATGGGTCACGCTTTGGATGAAACGATCCGGTCACACAGGGTTAAAGACACTGCGTAGCAACTACAGATCGCTAGGGGAAATGAGTATTTCCTGACCAGTTGTTGGCAGTCGATGTGAAATCGATGGCTACATCGCAGTCACGCAAGACTAATGACTAGTTTGTGACCCCATGGCCCAGCTGTCGCTTTGGAAAAATGAGTATTCCTCAGCTGGTTGCTAAAGCTTGCTGGTATTTCCTCAGTAAGATTGCAAAAAGCTGTATATACCTCTGCACTGAAACTTTCCAGTTGCCTTGTTCACTAGTAGGTTGCTGACAACACAGACACTCTGTAAAAGTTGTTGGTTTCAGTGATATGGTGCGAAATTTAGTTTGAAGGTGAGTATTCTCGATTTCTGGTTTGCATTACACTTTCTTAAGTTACAGCTCCGGAAGCAATCAAGAGCAGGctgagaaataaattatttcccTAGTGACCAGTGGTTGCCAGGAGTAGATGGGTCTCTGACCAAAGTCAGTGCTAGTATATTGTAACCTTGGTTTCTGCCGCTTCAGTTGCTTGGTTGTATTCCGTATCCAGGCACAGCTGACAAACAGCctctaatttctttcttttatgttAAAGTGCTGCAAAACCGTGCTGTAACACAGCTGTCATCTGTTTGCTTTCAGTCTCTTTTGTTTATGTCTTCCACTGAGAGAGAGTCAGAGCTGCAACATTGGGTAGCGGAAGTGTAACATCTTTTAGCAGAAAAGTACCATTGTGTAAAATAAGAAACATGCGTTTAACAGAGTAGTATTTCGTACTAGAAAGGGCAGCAGCGATTAAACATTTAGTCGACAAGTCGCCCACATTCCTATCAGTACCTGGGAGAAGCAGCTGCCACACAGAGGCAGGGCAGAGTGGTCACTTTTACATTTGTCTCATATTAAACAAGATGAACAAGATTTCTGAAAGTTTCAAATAACAAAGGCGGCGTGTGTAAAGGTAATCTCAGTGAACCAACGCTCAGGATTCACACTGCTTTAAAAGCTcagttttaaacttttttttttccccctactgTTTGCTCTGTATGATATCAGTGAGAGGGGGGTGTCCCAAGTGTGGTCATGTTTGGCACAGAAGCACCAACAacctgctgtttttaaatggtaTTTGTGTGAATGGCAGTCGTCTTAAAATGAGGGTGGAAGAAGCTAAAAGGATGAACTTAGGGACTGCATTTCCATTTAACTTCAGCATTTAGTAAGCCACCATTGAATTTGAGCTATTTTATTCCATGGGGTATTTCTGAattgtgttttaatgttttcaaaaaaatgtattttgtttttgctctttgatttatttatgttttttattttagcttctgtcattttttttttttttaatcttttatgtGGACTGTTGTAAATCAGTTTGATTTCTTTACCCTATTTAAttgagctctttttttttttttttttttttaaccttattgCTTTGTTCTACTTTAGCTagccatttttgttgttgtgtttttgttactttttggcTGCTTTTGTCTCCTCTGCCTCTTTTGACTTGTATCTTTacagtgtaaaataaataaggattattttaagCTTTAACAAAAATCTGGAGCTGGACATATGCCGAATAGGTTCAGTTTAAAGATCACCCATCTcaatgacatcatacagagtcaagaacagaaaaaaagtatCTGAAACTGACTGTTTAAAGCAACCTGAAGCATGAGTGAGCTTTTGGCTCACGGAGATTAGTTATGTGCTTACCTGATTAAACCTTTGACCATGTGTAATATCAACATTTGTAGTTGTGATAGTAGATGTTTGTATATAACATTAGGAAAAGCATAATTCCTTTTTAAgtgtacaaaatatttaaaaactgtaaaacattGCATGCTTTGTTTGTGTGATTCGTGAGTGAGAAGCGTCTGCACATCTCCTAATCCCCTCTGTCTCTGTCAGATTAATGGGACTGTGACAGAAAACCTGTCTCTCAGCGATGCCGGGAAGCTGATTGAGAAGTCCCGCGGAAAGCTACAGCTGGTGGTGCAGCGAGACAGGAAGAAGATCCTGGTCCGAATCCCGCCAATGGTCGACAGCGACTCGGAGCTCGACGGTGAGAGAAACTCGAAACTGAAAAGCAGCAGGTCCTATGCCGTGTAAAGGCACACCTGGCGAGTGGCCATCATCATCTCcatgatcatcatcatcttcatcattttatatatatatatctagaaATATAAACCTCATTGCATTATGAACTTCTAATGAATCAATTGTGGAAACCTTAATGCCATTAATGTTTCTGTACCTGTCAATCAAATTTGTTCTTAATTCTTAAAATAAAGGCTTTACTTACATCaacttttagttttatttaaatattatttcacATACACATATTCCACAAAGCACTACGAGCTAACCATATTCAGCACATCATCACCATCCCCTCCACCCTCTTATTGCTCACCCCTTTATACctgtttttattgtcacatgaCCAGATGGCATGCTGTTATTGGTCGGGAAGGATAGAGATAAGTGGTGTGAGTGGATTGTTCACTGACCAAATGTTTGCCGGGAGGAGGGGGGGATAGCACGAAGACTTGTGACCCAGTTTGACTGgtttggggtgtgtgtgtgtgcgcgtgtgcatgtgtgaaagtGCTCATTCGCCTCTAGCGGCGTGATCTAATCCCCTATCATAATCCTGCTACTGGATATGACAGAATTTCATTATGTTAAGGTTCGCACCGCTGCAGCCTTCTGGTTTCTACCATCCAGCACCCTTCTTTGTAATTCTGTTTGAGGACAATAGGGACCGACTGACTGAAAAAATTAAGATTTTGAGGTCTGACAGGTACAAATCACCTTAAGTGCACATGTGTAATTTTACTTTGTAATGGTATTACTGTGCTTATTCCTCCCTGCCCTGGAGTATAACATAGAAGTGCAGTCTAGCTTCCACACCCTGAATGCTAACATTGAAACATCCTGTTGAGTTTTAGTGCTCCTCATCATCATTGTAACCCCAGAAACTGGTATTTGCATATCTAATTGGTGTGGCTACTCATCTGGGAACAGTGCTCTGACCTTCATTTGTCTGAGAGCTgtgttgccccccccccccgcttccATGACCCAGGGGCCTTTTTGAGCCGAGCAAAGGCCATGTTATGTAATTTACAAAACAAAGAAGCACCAAGGAGAGATGCAGCATTTTACTCTTTCTGATAAAGTTTATAGGCTTTACTACCTGAACACAGAggaccccaccccccacccccatagCTGCTTGACTCTTGTGTGGTTTCACAGGAGTTGTGATATTTTTCATCATCCTTGTGTGTTTCAGATATCTCTGAGATCGAGTCGTACCGCTCCTATTCTCCACAGGATGACAGACGGGCCCACCACTCTGACCTCTCCTCCCATTCCTCCAATGAGAGACTTCGAGACAAGCCCAGGTACACTATCATTAAAGGCCAATTCTGGTATATTTCAAGCTGTAAAAGCTTTTAATGAGCTTTTCCTCTCAGCCTCAGGGCTCAGAGACTACATCTGTACGATGCTCTGAACCAGATGGCATGTAGCTGAGGTGTTTTGGGCATGTCTTATCAGGAGGGAGGAGACCCCAGAGCAGACCCGGGACATGCTGAGACTGTCTCTTTGCTTGCTTGGGAACTCCTTTGCGTCTTCCAGGCttgggagagggaggtctgggaaTCTGCTTTCCTGTGAAATCAGAAAATgcgatttcagttttatttttatagggggaaaaatagaaaaagaataCAACAATCAGATAATACTCTATGAACAAGCACTGGGTGATCACGGGAAGGAAATTTAACAGGAAAAGATTTCCGGCAGCAtcggctcagggaggggcagccatcacCAGGAATGTGCAATTAGGAACATAACACAAACTGTACCTATTTATTTGGCCGTTTGACCTTTTCAAGGATATTGGTGTCTATGACACCAATCCTAGTATGAATCCTAGCCCCTCCTTTATTGTTTGaccctttttatttttcatgaagTCGAGCACAGTGTTCATTCGGTTCACCAAGTTGAACTCAGTCACATTCCTATGATATCAGCTGATCTCAGTGCTAGCCCACATAAACTAATGGTTCAACCGATATCTTCCTGAACATCCTGTTTTTCAGTCTTGTAGAGAATCCTGTTTAACTTGCTTTAGCCTGCTACCGTTgctgcatctaaaagctgcaacCCCCATCCACCCGTGCTCCTTTTCGTGCTTATTCATGTCATATCTGCCATCCATGCCTGCTCTGTTTTGGACTAGTTGGTCTTGCAACTGCTGCTTTCCCCATCTCAGGATTTCCACTACACACGTGCATATGGAAGGACAGGAAAGTCTAAGAACAGAGCTGTACTCCCAAATCTTACTGCAGAAataaagttcttcttttactttcgTGGTCCTGACTGAGTTAGAAGATTTTGTGGCTCCACAGGTTATGCCAATTTGCACTACACACCTCTGCTCCAAAGATTTGTGGAAGATAAACTGAACTGGGTTGGGCAACGACTCCAAATCAACTGGAATGTTATATAGGtcatttcaaatgtttctgagtctgacaaaaagcaaacacacaaagtttAATCCTTGAAGAGCTGGGTCTGTATTGTTTTGGCAACTGCTTGTGACCTTGTGTCTCATTTTCATTCATAGGAAAGAATTATAATTAACATTTCCTCACAACAAAAGATTTGTCTGCCTGctctacaaacaaacaaacaaaaaccacaatcatctaaaaaatgattttaagtgttgctttgttttgtgcttttcttAATTCTAGATAACACAAAAGCATTGAGCTCTGCTTTGGTCAGTCATTTATTACGAATGAATTAAATACACCAGAAACAAATCAGGATAATGTAGGATTATGCTGATTTTATGCTTCATGAAGCTCAGGCAGCCCGTCACATCAAATATCGGAAAAACCACCATGTTATTAAACCAAACCGGAAAAGGAGTCATAATTATATCAACCgaattaaatgtgtaaaatgcttcttttaaactttccaaaaaTTTGGGATATTACTAGAGAGGAACCGCCTAGCAGGCTGGCAAAAATGGGTGCCATGCCGACCCCATTCAGAGGTGCCGACAGAGACGTTGAAGATAAGGCTGCTTTGCACGCAGAGAGGGAGGAGCCACGCTCCGAGACACCACCAGGTAAACATGATTTCGCCCTGAATATACAagactgtaaaaaataaataagtcaaaTCAGACAGTTGAATTGAATACTGACTGTAAATGATTTTGTTTCTGCAGTACCAGCTGCCAGTGTCGCCCCAAAGGTTCACGCTCCCCCTAAAGTGCCACTAAAGCCAAGTGCAGAAGACCTGGAAATATACGGGTCAGTATTAGttagttgttgtttgtttgtttgtttgtttgtttgtttgtttgtttgttttaattgagTTGCTCAAACTCAAATTTACTCAAAAACAAGAAGCCAGCTTGGTTGTCTCCGTCATAAATAGACTCTACCTTTGTCAACTGTTGTTTCCATGTTTCCATAATGCAGGCCGAACACGGTGATGGTGCGTTTCCAGAAAGGTGACAGTGTGGGTCTGCGGCTGGCGGGAGGAAATGATGTCGGCATCTTTATCGCCGGTGTTCAGGAGGACAGTGCAGCAGAGCAGGAGGGTCTCCGGACAGGAGATCAGATCATGAGGgtacagcatgttttagttcCACATTTAAACCCTGCACACACAAGAGTGCTGTGTCTGAAGTTggagaaaaaagacagaagCTTCGTCTTTGAGACATATATCAGGCCAGATTTCTCATTTTATTTCCTATTGTGTGCTTCAGGTGAACAACAGAGACTTCAGAGGCATGGTGCGTGAAGATGCTGTTCTCTACCTCCTGGAGATTCCTAAAGGAGAGGAAGTTACCATTCTTGCACAGAGCAAGCCTGAAGGTACTGGACTGGATAAAGAACAGTTGCGCAAACAGTACTAATGCCAAAACCGTCCTGTGTTAAAGTATatcacatagacacacacagaataTGATAAAAAGTCTTAGTAGTCTTGTATGAAGAGCCAGTGGCTTGCTTGCTTTTCTATTtcctgtaatttatttatttttatgataaTGGATGAATGAGGAAAAACAAGAGGCCCAAATTTGAGCCATGTGGGATGCCAAATAATGGTGGGGGGGTATttttagcttctgttttcttctatttttgcCAGTGTATAAAGATGTCTTAGCATCTGGCAGAGGCGACTCCTTCTTCATTAGAACCCACTTTGAATATGAGAAGGAGGCCCCGCAGAGCCTTCCTTTCTCCAGGGGGGAGATCTTCAAAGTGACGGACACACTCTATGATGGCAAACTCGGCAACTGGCTGGCAATCCGTAGTGACAAAAACAACCAGCTGTTAGAAAAGGGAATCATCCCCAACAAGAGCAGGTATGCAATGATGATCATCTTTGTGCAGACAGCCtttctgccccctgctggctatcAGAACGTGATGGctatgttttttgttgttgtttttttattttaaatataaatatttcaagtttttaatttttttttttttgtattaaggATTTGGCTggatattttatcattttacatgTTCTTTCGCTGGTAAGAAATCTGCATATCATCGTGTGAGCAGTCTAACTAGACAAAGTCatatattttcttgttttcgATATCAGAGCAGAGCAAATGGCTAACGTCCAGAATGCTGCACGGGCTGCATCGGGCAATGACAGAGGAGACTTCTGGAGGATGAGGGgccaaagagctgcaaagaaGAAAGATTTGCGCAAGAGTCGAGACGACCAGGGCAACGTTCCGGTTACACGCTTCCCCGCCTACGAGAGAGTGGTATTACGTGAAGGTATCCAGGAAACACTTTCACCCTGCAATTTTACCTGAGGCATTTTGCAGAGGTCCTCGCTGTGCCAGGACTTCTGAATtaattctttttgtttcatttagcTGGTTTCAGGAGACCGGTGGTGATATTTGGGCCCATTTCTGACGTGGTTAACGAAAAACTGGCTACTGAACTTCCTGATCAGTTTGTCATTGCTAGTAAGTATCACGACCGCCTGTAAATAAACATTAGCACTAACAGAAAAAGATTTCTGTAGGCTTTCTTTACTCTGTTCTTGTTTGTGAGTGGTTTTTATCTCCTCTTTCAGAAACTGAGCCCAAGGATGCAGGAAGTGAGAAGTCCTCGGGGGTGGTGAGATTGAACTCTATCCGGCAAATCATTGAACAGGTATGGTATAATCATTAGAAGATAATGACGCTGTATGAACACTAGTGCAGTGGCTGTTATGGGAGTGCGCAACACCCATTTTATATTGTTACAATTTATTATTTCcccaatttttttatttttatgtcccCTAAACACCATTAAACCAGAGTTGAATAATAGTGGCTCAAAAATATAAAGCTTCAGATATCAAGCCAAAGATCCCCAGCGTAATTTTGGGTGGATCCTTTTGGAGTTGCATCAAAACTCCAAAGGGATTTGTTGCATCAGAAGCATAAAAATCTGCCAACAGTGGAGCATCTAAGAAGAAAGAGTTAAAGAATAACTTGTGCAGCCATGTTTGTTGGAACCCATTTGAATTTTAGACTAAGTGATCTTTTTTATAAAAGATTTGACCTCATAGTTTCATCCACCTGTTTGAGGGCTAAGAATTAAAATAGGGTAGGGTTGTTAGTCTGTTCTGGTCAGCTAAtcaaaatttaattttaattgagATTTTGCTTTCCAGCTATTACCCTTTATTACCTTCCATAAAACAAGTCATCATAGAGCGCTTCTTTACATGCTTTAGTGCCGTTTTGTGCAGAATTTCAACTTCCTCTACATCAAAACAACCTTTATATCCCAAAGTCCATAGTAACCAAATAAACTGCTAAAAGAGACAATGTCATAGTTGAAATTCACCTGCAGAGTTTGAAGTGGCTCAGATGAACAGCTGTCGAGAGTGACTAACAGAGATTTCTGTGCAATTATTACTCATCATCCGACATATaaccatgtttttcttttttattattctccTGCAGGACCGTCACGCTCTGCTGGACGTGACTCCCAAAGCTGTGGACACCCTGAATTACACTCAGTGGTACCCCATCGTCCTTTTCCTGAACCCTGACAGCAAACAAGGTCTGAAGACCATGAGAAACCGCCTCATACCCGGATCCAACCGCAGCGCACGCAAACTGTATGAGCAGGCCCTTAGGCTGAAAAAGAGCTGTTCACACCTTTTCACGGGTGAGTTTTATGTGATTTATGGCATGGTTGTCCGTAGTTAACTTGTGattaatcagatttttttttttttaatcaactgtAACTGCCCTTAACAGGatagttttcatttttctaataTTCTTACCAGCATGGGGCGGAAAATATACATACTTTATTCACATTTATGCTTATAATTATTGCAACAATCCAAATAATGACAACTACTACTGAGAAAACCCCCGGAGGTACTGCATGCTCATAAAATACACTGAATGTACGCAACAATTCGCTTCTTTCTCCATTTCTACTCACCATCCACAATGTAACTGAGGAAACCACTTCCAGACAACCCGATCTACAGGTCACAGAGCCCACATGCGTTAATCGCGTGTCAAAAAGCCAATAGAGGCGTTAAAAGGAATTTGCGTTGACGTGGTATTGTCATGTTAACTTTGACAGTACTAAGTATTATGAAATCTTTTTCTtcctatattttttttcttttaagaattttttgttttgttttttgtctgttagaCACCATCGACTTGAACTCGGCCAATGACGCATGGTATGGCAGTGTGAAAGATTTAATTCGGGAGCAGcaagacaaagctgtgtgggTGTGCGAGGGCAAGGTGAGTGTCAGTGAACTTCTGCAGACCACTTGTTTTTGTGTGAATTTGACTGTTTCTTACACCCCTTCGCTTTGCTGTTACTTTCTCTCCTCAGGTGGATGGTTCAGAGGAGGACCTAGATCTCCAAGACGACCGCATGTCCTACCTGTCGGCAATGAGTGACTACCTCAGCATGGACAGCCGGATGACCAGCGACTACGATGACACAGCGGACGAGGGCGGGGCGTACACTGACAATGAGCTGGACGAGACACTGGATGAACCCCAGCCCGTGTCGGCCATCAGTCGATCATCAGAACCTGTACTGCCCGACGAGGTGGGCGTGTCTGCCGATAGACACTCTTCTTTTCCCCAACGTTGTTAatccatcatcatcactgttaaAATATCTACTCCAACCCCTGTGACCCTTCTCTGTGTGCCGTGTGTTTGTGTAGCGGCCTCACCCTGAACCCCGTGTACGTATGAGAAGAGAGGTGAACAGAGAGCCAAGCCCTCCCCCTTCTTTCGTCCCTGAACCCCCAAAGGTGAGAACCTCTCCCTGTTTTCCTCCCGTCAGACATCACTGTCGCTACACTTTCTTGTGGTCTCTCAAGCTGCATCTCAATTTAAAGTCTTTAGACCTTTCAGTTCTTGGCAAGACTCGAAGTACCATCAGATCTGATTCAAACCAAGCTGGAAATGTCTGAGGGTAGAACTGTCTTCTTTGGACTTCATTTAGTGCCGGTGTCCATTTCAGAACTTTTTCTtgataaataacaaaaactcTAATCTAGATGAATAAAGTTGCCCTTCTATACATCAGTTAAGAGTGCATCCAATAAAGGAGGATCTATTTAAATTGCTTCATTTGGTACTTCCTCTGCAAGCCGCTTTGGAACCCACCTGCACCTTGTACTCCTCCTCTAATTGATGTTTCTTTCCACATATGCACATATGTACCTGCAAATATAAGGGACTGAAGATGAGGGGGAAAAACACCTTTTGTTGCCTAAACCAGCTGTGACTGAAATAAACTTTCTCACACTAAGCTGataaaaatgttcaaaactCCTGCCTGCCTTATATTTGGAAGTGGCTCttccttaaaaaacaacaaaccacaTCCTGTAGTTGAGCAAATGATCACAAatggttcttttttttgtttgtttgtttgtttcaggttCGTGCTCAGACTCGAACTGACTCCACACGGAGCTACGAGTCACACTCCAGCAGCACCATCAGCAGCGACGCAGTGGGCGGAAACAAGCCGCCTCCCCCTCCCGTGAAGCCTGTGAAGCCCACTATCACCCGCCAACCAGTGAACCAGTCGTCAGAAGATCAGAGTCCGGGGAAAGACGACGAAGTGGAGGACCCCGCCAACAAATCCTTCCTGGGCAAGGTTAGACTCATTTATTGatttaaatgaattaattattttttattttattcttatacCAACAAGGCAGCTATCTGGGGCAAAAAGTCagacttttttatgtttctttctTCCCTTGCTTTAGAAGATTTCACTCTGGTATTATATCAAACTTATTCCCTTCtcctccttttgtttttttttttgtttttttactttctctGCATCTAATGTGAAATAGAAAATGGGTGACCAGGtaactacaaatttaccaaCACGTGTTTCCAACCCTCCCTTCAAATCCACAACAGCTCGTCATGCATCACAAATGTTCCCATTAATAAATCTCATTATGTATTTGCGTATTTACAGACACTCTTGTCTGTAAATGTTTCATCTGACAATCACTTCCTTGTGAGTTACACCATGTGA
The Maylandia zebra isolate NMK-2024a linkage group LG7, Mzebra_GT3a, whole genome shotgun sequence DNA segment above includes these coding regions:
- the tjp2a gene encoding tight junction protein ZO-2a isoform X7 codes for the protein MMNPVMEETVWEQYTVTLHRDSKMGFGIAVSGGRDNPNEDTGETSIVVSDVLQGGPADGLLFENDRVVQVNAIPMDGAIHSFAVQTLRKCGKVAKITVKRPRKVPVNVLNRQPSPDDRVFNNDYNDDYNYDQDRRSVYSARSGGGRDQSLERERGGYMDSGYHTRDRDYDRRERGRSTERDLSPDRQYRRDGSRGRTLDREYSPDRRYKSEHALDRDYSPDRRYRSDRTLDRDYSPDRRFRSDRALDHSPDRRYRSDRALDRNESPDLRYRRDSPGRGRGRDQSYDRGLDRIANEPRKYDEPIKRSASRDRLERTPSPAAVPLPLPRPARDLEPLEKPVNVLLLKNHPNEEYGLRLGSQLFIKEMTSTGLASKDGNLQEGDIILKINGTVTENLSLSDAGKLIEKSRGKLQLVVQRDRKKILVRIPPMVDSDSELDDISEIESYRSYSPQDDRRAHHSDLSSHSSNERLRDKPREEPPSRLAKMGAMPTPFRGADRDVEDKAALHAEREEPRSETPPVPAASVAPKVHAPPKVPLKPSAEDLEIYGPNTVMVRFQKGDSVGLRLAGGNDVGIFIAGVQEDSAAEQEGLRTGDQIMRVNNRDFRGMVREDAVLYLLEIPKGEEVTILAQSKPEVYKDVLASGRGDSFFIRTHFEYEKEAPQSLPFSRGEIFKVTDTLYDGKLGNWLAIRSDKNNQLLEKGIIPNKSRAEQMANVQNAARAASGNDRGDFWRMRGQRAAKKKDLRKSRDDQGNVPVTRFPAYERVVLREAGFRRPVVIFGPISDVVNEKLATELPDQFVIAKTEPKDAGSEKSSGVVRLNSIRQIIEQDRHALLDVTPKAVDTLNYTQWYPIVLFLNPDSKQGLKTMRNRLIPGSNRSARKLYEQALRLKKSCSHLFTDTIDLNSANDAWYGSVKDLIREQQDKAVWVCEGKVDGSEEDLDLQDDRMSYLSAMSDYLSMDSRMTSDYDDTADEGGAYTDNELDETLDEPQPVSAISRSSEPVLPDERPHPEPRVRMRREVNREPSPPPSFVPEPPKVRAQTRTDSTRSYESHSSSTISSDAVGGNKPPPPPVKPVKPTITRQPVNQSSEDQSPGKDDEVEDPANKSFLGKKMGDQIKAFEKMDHLARAQRLLELQEAENARLEIAQKHPDLYAVPVKLPKPNLSRPQPIGSSSIPEPQTPSRPPYSESRGHEDDEDDYRRQLADQTKRGYYNPQKYKDTEL